One Peterkaempfera bronchialis DNA window includes the following coding sequences:
- a CDS encoding isopenicillin N synthase family dioxygenase, which produces MPEQSHLSALPVIDLSAADRGPRHRERLHEDLHTAAHEVGFFHLVGHGVDPAETGALMRAVRAFFALPEADRLSIANLRSPHFRGYTRTGDERTAGRRDWRDQLDIGAERPSRAPQPGEPPYWWLEGPNQWPAALPELRTAALGWIDRLAGVAGRLLHELLAAIGAPSDFYAPIFAERPHLHLKMVRYPGRAPDGADQGVGVHKDYGFLTLLLQDEVGGLQVQQPDGTFLDVPPMPGAFVVNLGELLEVATNGYLKATEHRVVSPPGSRERFSVPFFYNPRLDARIDPLLFAHTDRAPGVTQDPANPLFTEYGLNELKGWLRGHPEVARRHHPGLVASDRA; this is translated from the coding sequence ATGCCCGAGCAGTCCCACCTGTCCGCCCTGCCCGTCATCGATCTCTCCGCTGCGGACCGCGGCCCGCGACACCGAGAGCGTCTGCACGAGGACTTGCACACCGCCGCCCACGAGGTCGGCTTCTTCCATCTGGTGGGCCATGGCGTCGACCCGGCCGAGACTGGCGCGCTGATGCGGGCCGTCCGAGCGTTCTTCGCCCTCCCTGAGGCGGACCGGCTCTCCATCGCCAACCTCCGGTCCCCGCATTTCCGCGGCTACACCCGGACCGGCGACGAGCGCACGGCCGGCCGGCGCGACTGGCGCGATCAGCTCGACATCGGCGCGGAGCGCCCCAGCCGCGCCCCGCAGCCCGGCGAACCGCCGTACTGGTGGCTGGAAGGTCCCAACCAGTGGCCCGCCGCCCTGCCGGAGCTGCGCACCGCGGCCCTGGGCTGGATCGACCGGCTGGCCGGTGTGGCCGGGCGGCTGCTGCACGAGCTGCTGGCGGCCATCGGCGCACCGTCCGACTTCTACGCCCCGATCTTCGCCGAACGGCCCCATCTGCATCTGAAGATGGTCCGCTATCCGGGGCGCGCTCCCGACGGCGCCGACCAGGGGGTGGGCGTCCACAAGGACTACGGCTTCCTCACTCTGCTGCTCCAGGACGAGGTGGGCGGTCTGCAGGTACAGCAGCCGGACGGCACCTTCCTTGACGTGCCGCCGATGCCCGGAGCGTTCGTCGTCAACCTGGGGGAACTGCTCGAAGTCGCCACCAACGGCTACCTCAAGGCCACCGAGCACAGGGTGGTGAGCCCGCCCGGCAGCCGCGAGCGCTTCTCCGTCCCGTTCTTCTACAACCCCCGCCTGGACGCGCGGATCGACCCGCTGCTCTTCGCGCACACCGACCGGGCTCCCGGCGTCACCCAGGATCCCGCGAACCCCTTGTTCACGGAGTACGGCCTCAACGAGCTCAAGGGCTGGCTCCGCGGGCACCCCGAGGTCGCCCGGCGGCACCATCCCGGACTGGTGGCTTCGGACCGGGCCTGA
- a CDS encoding alpha-keto acid decarboxylase family protein has protein sequence MTTTTARSTMTIGDFLLRRLREAGISHLFGVAGDYNLEFLLQMEDRDEFTWVGNCNELNASYAADGYARLNGISGLVVTHGVGAWSAINGVAGAYSEHVPVVCVCGSLPLKALDRKLLMHHTSGGTEYDDVMRGYAQVTVAQARLTPQNAVTEIDRLILTAWQRKLPVYMELPSDIAYLDVEVPPEPLELAMPPSDPERLSTCADAIVARLSSARSPVILVDIDADRFDVTGELMELAGRMQLPIAAVNTVKGLIDETSPYFLGLYAGAGSKPEIREMVENSDCLLAIGVRRVDTTSGGFSDALPAGRIDARGDAVDIGSDNYQAVYLKELLRRVVDKAPARTSGYSRRAEMPQEPSAAVMSGPLTQAAYWSMVQDFIREGDVLIAEDGTSEAGCWGLQLPPKCSIVTQAVWGSIGYSVGSVLGTLLAAPKRRHLLFVGDGAFQLTAQEVSTVLRHDLKPVIFLINNGGYTVERTICGKQGHFNDIANWAYAELPKVLHPGTTARTFVVRTPAELKEALAAPHDSMIFIEAVMDKYDAPQLIIDSGHGMAEVDYGPRGPQHRPGVQL, from the coding sequence ATGACGACCACCACCGCGCGTTCGACCATGACCATCGGCGACTTCCTGCTGCGCCGCCTGCGGGAGGCGGGCATCTCGCACCTGTTCGGGGTGGCCGGCGACTACAACCTCGAGTTCCTCCTGCAGATGGAGGACCGCGACGAGTTCACCTGGGTCGGCAACTGCAACGAGCTGAACGCCTCCTACGCGGCCGACGGGTACGCGCGGCTCAACGGCATCTCGGGACTGGTGGTGACCCACGGCGTCGGCGCCTGGAGCGCCATCAACGGTGTCGCCGGGGCCTACAGCGAGCACGTCCCCGTCGTCTGCGTCTGCGGGTCGCTTCCGCTGAAGGCGCTGGACCGGAAGCTGCTGATGCACCACACCTCGGGCGGCACCGAGTACGACGACGTCATGCGCGGCTACGCCCAGGTCACGGTGGCACAGGCCAGGCTGACGCCGCAGAACGCCGTGACGGAGATCGACCGGCTCATCCTCACCGCCTGGCAGCGCAAGCTCCCGGTCTACATGGAACTGCCCTCCGACATCGCCTACCTGGATGTCGAGGTACCGCCGGAGCCGCTGGAGCTCGCCATGCCGCCGAGCGATCCCGAACGGCTGAGCACATGCGCCGACGCGATCGTCGCCCGGCTCAGCAGCGCGCGCTCACCCGTGATCCTGGTCGACATCGACGCGGACCGCTTCGATGTGACCGGCGAGCTGATGGAGCTGGCGGGCAGGATGCAGCTGCCGATCGCCGCCGTCAACACCGTGAAGGGGCTCATCGACGAGACCAGCCCGTACTTCCTCGGCCTCTACGCGGGAGCGGGAAGCAAGCCCGAGATCCGCGAGATGGTGGAGAACAGCGACTGCCTGCTGGCGATCGGGGTACGGCGGGTGGACACGACGTCCGGAGGTTTCAGCGACGCGCTTCCCGCCGGACGGATCGATGCCCGCGGTGACGCCGTGGACATCGGCTCGGACAACTACCAGGCCGTCTATCTGAAGGAACTGCTCCGCCGGGTCGTCGACAAGGCCCCCGCCAGGACCTCGGGATACTCCCGGCGGGCCGAGATGCCGCAGGAGCCGAGCGCGGCCGTGATGTCCGGCCCGCTCACCCAGGCGGCGTACTGGAGCATGGTCCAGGACTTCATCCGCGAGGGCGACGTGCTCATCGCCGAGGACGGCACCTCCGAGGCGGGCTGCTGGGGGCTGCAGCTGCCGCCGAAGTGCTCCATCGTCACCCAGGCCGTCTGGGGCTCGATCGGCTACAGCGTGGGATCGGTCCTCGGCACGCTCCTGGCCGCGCCGAAGCGGCGGCATCTGCTCTTCGTGGGCGATGGGGCCTTCCAGCTCACGGCGCAGGAGGTGTCGACGGTCCTCCGGCATGACCTCAAGCCCGTCATCTTCCTGATCAACAACGGCGGCTACACGGTCGAGCGCACCATCTGCGGCAAGCAGGGGCACTTCAACGACATCGCCAACTGGGCCTACGCCGAGCTGCCGAAGGTCCTGCACCCGGGGACGACCGCCCGGACGTTCGTGGTGAGGACGCCTGCCGAACTGAAGGAGGCGCTGGCTGCCCCGCACGACAGCATGATCTTCATCGAGGCGGTCATGGACAAGTACGACGCCCCGCAGCTCATCATCGACTCCGGCCACGGAATGGCGGAGGTCGACTACGGCCCCCGCGGCCCACAGCACCGCCCCGGCGTCCAGCTCTGA
- a CDS encoding RHS repeat-associated core domain-containing protein yields MTVSLLAGSEPAWATGTTPGAAPEAVSEAVKPAATQAADLASARVAARLSGKRVEALSERTETSTTWVNGDGSLTTELSAGPVRFQRDGQWTDVDLDLAAQADGSVAPRAHPEGLVLGGAGGARPKSLAEARKATARTLVTLGQGQEQVALQWKGGLPAPVLDGPRATYQDAVPGADVVVEATRSGFEQYVTVKQRPDTDGYTYTMPLKARGLKAEQQADGSVAFTDKKTGKRRAVMPAPVMWDATVDPVSGEHTHRARVAMEVVQRGSDVDLVFTPDAAFLADPTTVYPVTVDPSTAALGNVFDTYVQQGETVDWSADTELDLGNPGTKNADGTPRTARSFITWNTAPVSDALVMDAKLSLWDFHSGNTDCKLYSWEVWDSGKPSTASRWPAAQQPAWNAKYATSTETRGNSACTSAPAGWINADVTTLVQTWASAKNATSHMGLRATSEADSLSWKRVNSADNAKNPPKLTVTYNYRPKTGTDQQAGPPFFKGTDGTWYVNTTTPTLRDTFTDANNDKVDGTFQIFDNATGTQVGNVLVSPFVPSGQPASVTVPSGLLTNGKTYKFRTSPYDGTSYNTGWSPYAVFTVDTTAPSAPTSVTSTDYPSASWVKGAGQAGKFTATPPSGDQNGIEWSLDGTTWTKVATGGTTTPVTFTVTPAKAGTNTLQVRATDKAENKSEPVTYTFHVGPGGITLPDDGTRTAARVPLAAEADGAKYNAVSFSWRRGDADTWTTIPPGHVTNAGQALTAWPLTLTSGKSPALAWNATSTVDPDGTVQLRADFTGPSNAAVSSEPISVVVDRTASGAASENVGPGSVNLLTGDFAVSSTDASFFEMSVTRTASSRTPDAGAKQEGQAPIFGKEWTSGTVAETTDSDYTEIRKTSATSLDIATVDGDTITFTSNAAKTGWVPEPGSEDLTLKGSFTSGDFTLSDTDGTVTTFSKIGSAATTWTVSSSLLDGLTNSTTKVVSESVTVAGKTVARPKRIIASTSATTLATCEATPSTKGCRVLEFSYPTATTGTATVFGDYAGQVSQIRLWATAPGAGAATSAVVAQYAYDDQGRLREQWDPRISPALKTAYAYDSAGRVTTLTPPGELPWTFSYGQAGSSPAAGDGMLLKASRPTLTPGSADQTNGTATTTVVYGVPLTGSTAPEDLSAAKTAGWGQTDLPTDATAVFPADQVPASNTGTALTAGSYTRATLHYLNASGREVNTATPGHRISVIEYDRFGNSVRTLTAANRELALGTTQAQKDQLTALGINALSSGERAQLLSSTSVYSDDGLRETDTYGPLHEITLEAAVKSGSTTLAVAGTQVMARQHTVKKYDEGRPTDGTATVKNQVTQVTEGAQPRSWPDLLVETRQNQTVFDWVLGMPTKTVKDSGGLALTTTTAYDSQGRVTKTSLPASTGTDAGTTLTTYYTGDGTGTCAQRPEWADMICQTGPAAAITGGGSNPTQLPTTTTQYDLWGNDATVTETANSTTRTTTNAFDGAGRLTTVTVSGGTGTAVPAVTTSYDPANGQAVKLTSTAGGTITKAYDKLGRLISYTDADGGVTTTQYDTLGRPTKATDTVPSTTTYTYDTAIDPRGLSTSITDSVAGTFTARYDADGTLTTQTLPGGYTMTDQQNPAGTTTSRTYTRTSDGTVLVSDSITTTVHGQWATHTGTPGVTASQTYTYDKTGRLTQAQDTTPDAVCTTRTYTFDKNTNRKTVATATAQVGLDCTTAGATTTTSTYDSADRLVNTGYTYDAFGRTTALPGTTLAYYTNDLVRQQTAGTQRQTWTLDSALRFRGFTTETSNAGTWTQTASKLNHYDAESDNPRWIVEDTAAGTLTRNVDGIDGNLAATTTKTGGTVLQLTNLHGDVALQLPADTAIAPTVLDYDEYGNPRTDQPNARYAWLGGKQRSGETLTGLSLMGVRLYNPTTGRFLSIDPVPGGNANAYEYVQADPLNQYDLDGKRCWSCAWKSTKRFVKKNRVIIASVGAGVGCGLVISSTAGLGVAACGFIAGGVAGAAAKWAGNRKASRRDIATAGVKGMFGYGGGGVIIGGLGRAALKKGLTAAAKKILPSAAKHAKKTPTRHRKP; encoded by the coding sequence TGACGGGCAGTGGACGGATGTCGATCTGGACCTGGCCGCGCAGGCGGACGGTTCGGTGGCGCCCAGGGCGCATCCGGAGGGCCTGGTCCTGGGCGGTGCGGGCGGGGCCCGGCCGAAGTCGCTGGCGGAGGCGCGCAAGGCCACGGCCCGCACCCTGGTGACCCTCGGCCAGGGCCAGGAGCAGGTGGCCCTGCAGTGGAAGGGCGGTCTGCCCGCGCCGGTGCTGGACGGGCCGAGGGCGACCTACCAGGACGCGGTCCCCGGCGCTGATGTCGTGGTCGAAGCCACCCGGTCCGGCTTCGAGCAGTACGTCACCGTCAAGCAGCGCCCCGACACCGACGGCTACACCTACACCATGCCGCTCAAGGCCCGGGGGCTGAAGGCCGAACAGCAGGCCGACGGCAGCGTCGCCTTCACCGACAAGAAGACCGGCAAGCGGCGGGCGGTGATGCCGGCTCCGGTGATGTGGGATGCGACGGTGGATCCGGTCTCCGGTGAGCACACCCACCGGGCGCGGGTCGCCATGGAGGTCGTCCAGCGCGGCTCGGACGTCGACCTGGTCTTCACCCCGGACGCCGCCTTCCTGGCCGACCCGACGACGGTCTACCCGGTCACGGTCGACCCCTCCACCGCCGCGCTGGGCAATGTCTTCGACACCTATGTGCAGCAGGGCGAGACGGTCGACTGGTCGGCCGACACCGAGCTGGACCTGGGCAACCCCGGCACCAAGAACGCCGACGGCACCCCCCGCACCGCCCGCTCCTTCATCACCTGGAACACCGCACCGGTCTCGGACGCGCTGGTGATGGACGCGAAGCTGTCGCTGTGGGACTTCCACTCCGGCAACACCGACTGCAAGCTCTACTCCTGGGAGGTCTGGGACTCCGGCAAGCCCTCCACCGCCTCCCGCTGGCCCGCCGCCCAGCAGCCCGCCTGGAACGCCAAGTACGCCACCTCCACGGAGACCCGGGGCAACTCCGCCTGCACCTCGGCCCCCGCCGGATGGATCAACGCCGACGTCACCACCCTCGTCCAGACCTGGGCATCGGCGAAGAACGCCACCTCGCACATGGGCCTGCGCGCCACCAGCGAGGCCGACAGCCTCTCCTGGAAGCGGGTGAACTCCGCCGACAACGCGAAGAACCCGCCCAAGCTCACCGTCACCTACAACTACCGGCCCAAGACCGGGACGGACCAGCAGGCCGGACCGCCGTTCTTCAAGGGCACCGACGGCACCTGGTACGTCAACACCACCACCCCGACCCTGCGGGACACCTTCACCGACGCCAACAACGACAAGGTCGACGGCACCTTCCAGATCTTCGACAACGCCACCGGCACCCAGGTCGGCAATGTCCTGGTCTCCCCCTTCGTGCCCTCCGGGCAGCCCGCGTCGGTGACCGTGCCGTCCGGGCTGCTGACCAACGGCAAGACGTACAAGTTCCGTACCAGCCCGTACGACGGCACCAGCTACAACACCGGCTGGTCGCCCTACGCGGTCTTCACCGTCGACACCACCGCGCCGTCCGCGCCGACCTCGGTGACCTCCACCGACTACCCCAGCGCCAGCTGGGTCAAGGGCGCCGGGCAGGCGGGCAAGTTCACCGCCACCCCGCCCAGCGGTGACCAGAACGGCATCGAGTGGTCCCTGGACGGCACCACCTGGACCAAGGTCGCCACCGGTGGCACGACCACCCCGGTCACCTTCACCGTCACCCCGGCCAAGGCGGGGACCAACACCCTCCAGGTGCGGGCGACCGACAAGGCCGAGAACAAGTCCGAGCCGGTCACCTACACCTTCCATGTGGGTCCGGGCGGCATCACCCTGCCCGACGACGGCACCCGCACCGCCGCCCGCGTCCCGCTGGCCGCAGAGGCCGACGGCGCCAAGTACAACGCCGTCTCCTTCTCCTGGCGACGCGGCGACGCCGACACCTGGACCACCATCCCACCCGGCCACGTCACCAACGCCGGACAGGCCCTGACCGCCTGGCCCCTCACCCTCACCTCCGGCAAGAGCCCCGCCCTCGCCTGGAACGCCACCTCCACCGTCGACCCCGACGGCACCGTCCAACTCCGCGCAGACTTCACCGGCCCGAGCAACGCCGCCGTCTCCTCCGAGCCGATCAGCGTCGTCGTGGACCGCACCGCCTCCGGCGCCGCCAGCGAGAACGTCGGCCCCGGCTCGGTCAACCTGCTCACCGGCGACTTCGCCGTCTCCTCGACCGACGCCTCGTTCTTCGAGATGTCCGTCACCCGCACCGCCTCCTCCCGCACGCCCGACGCGGGAGCAAAGCAGGAGGGGCAGGCGCCGATCTTCGGCAAGGAGTGGACCTCCGGCACGGTCGCCGAGACCACCGACTCGGACTACACCGAGATCCGCAAGACCTCGGCCACCTCGCTGGACATCGCCACGGTCGACGGCGACACCATCACCTTCACCTCCAACGCCGCCAAGACCGGCTGGGTCCCTGAGCCGGGCTCGGAGGACCTCACCCTCAAGGGGTCCTTCACCTCCGGTGACTTCACCCTCTCCGACACCGACGGCACGGTGACGACCTTCTCCAAGATCGGCTCCGCCGCGACCACCTGGACCGTGTCCAGCTCGCTCCTGGACGGCCTGACGAACTCCACCACCAAGGTGGTCTCCGAGTCCGTCACCGTCGCCGGCAAGACGGTGGCCCGCCCCAAGCGGATCATCGCCTCCACCAGCGCCACCACCCTGGCCACCTGCGAGGCCACCCCGTCCACCAAGGGCTGCCGGGTGCTGGAGTTCAGCTACCCGACCGCCACCACCGGCACCGCCACCGTCTTCGGCGACTACGCCGGCCAGGTCTCCCAGATCAGGCTGTGGGCCACCGCCCCCGGTGCCGGCGCCGCCACCTCCGCCGTCGTCGCCCAGTACGCCTACGACGACCAGGGCCGCCTCCGCGAGCAGTGGGACCCGCGGATCAGCCCCGCGCTGAAGACCGCCTACGCCTACGACAGCGCAGGCCGCGTCACCACGCTGACCCCGCCCGGGGAACTGCCGTGGACCTTCAGCTACGGCCAGGCCGGATCCAGCCCCGCCGCAGGCGACGGCATGCTGCTCAAGGCGTCCCGCCCCACCCTCACCCCCGGCAGCGCCGACCAGACCAACGGCACCGCCACCACGACCGTCGTCTACGGAGTCCCGCTCACCGGCTCCACCGCCCCCGAGGACCTCAGCGCGGCCAAGACGGCCGGCTGGGGCCAGACCGACCTGCCCACCGACGCCACCGCCGTCTTCCCCGCCGACCAGGTCCCCGCCTCCAACACCGGCACCGCTCTGACCGCCGGGAGCTACACCCGCGCCACCCTGCACTACCTCAACGCCTCCGGCCGCGAGGTCAACACCGCCACCCCCGGACACCGCATCTCGGTGATCGAGTACGACCGGTTCGGCAACTCCGTCCGCACCCTGACCGCCGCCAACCGTGAACTGGCCCTGGGTACCACCCAGGCGCAGAAGGACCAGCTCACCGCCCTGGGCATCAACGCCCTCTCCAGCGGCGAGCGGGCACAGCTGCTCTCCTCCACCAGCGTCTACAGCGACGACGGCCTGCGGGAGACCGACACCTACGGCCCGCTGCACGAGATCACCCTGGAAGCCGCAGTGAAGTCCGGCTCCACCACGCTGGCCGTGGCCGGCACCCAGGTGATGGCCCGTCAGCACACCGTCAAGAAGTACGACGAGGGCCGTCCCACCGACGGCACCGCCACCGTCAAGAACCAGGTCACCCAGGTCACCGAGGGCGCCCAGCCGCGCTCCTGGCCGGACCTGCTGGTGGAGACCCGCCAGAACCAGACCGTCTTCGACTGGGTACTGGGCATGCCGACCAAGACCGTCAAGGACAGCGGCGGTCTGGCGCTGACCACCACCACCGCGTACGACAGCCAGGGCCGGGTCACCAAGACCAGCCTGCCCGCCTCCACCGGCACCGACGCCGGAACCACCCTCACCACCTACTACACCGGTGACGGCACCGGCACCTGCGCCCAACGGCCCGAATGGGCCGACATGATCTGCCAGACCGGACCGGCCGCAGCCATCACCGGCGGTGGCTCCAACCCCACCCAGCTGCCCACCACCACGACCCAGTACGACCTGTGGGGCAATGACGCGACGGTCACCGAGACCGCCAACAGCACCACCCGCACCACCACCAACGCCTTTGACGGCGCGGGACGCCTGACCACCGTCACCGTCAGCGGCGGCACCGGCACCGCCGTACCCGCCGTCACCACCTCCTACGACCCGGCCAACGGCCAGGCGGTCAAGCTGACCTCCACCGCCGGCGGCACCATCACCAAGGCGTACGACAAGCTCGGCCGCCTGATCTCCTACACCGACGCCGACGGCGGGGTCACCACCACCCAGTACGACACGCTGGGCCGGCCCACCAAGGCCACCGACACCGTCCCCTCCACCACCACCTACACCTACGACACCGCCATCGACCCGCGCGGCCTGAGCACCTCGATCACCGACTCGGTCGCCGGTACCTTCACCGCCCGCTACGACGCCGACGGGACCCTCACCACCCAGACGCTGCCCGGCGGCTACACCATGACCGACCAGCAGAACCCCGCCGGAACCACCACCAGCCGCACCTACACCCGCACCTCCGACGGCACCGTGCTGGTCTCCGACAGCATCACCACCACCGTGCACGGCCAGTGGGCCACCCACACCGGCACCCCCGGTGTCACCGCCTCCCAGACGTACACCTATGACAAGACCGGCCGCCTGACCCAGGCCCAGGACACCACCCCCGACGCGGTCTGCACCACCCGCACCTACACCTTCGACAAGAACACCAACCGCAAGACCGTCGCCACCGCCACCGCGCAGGTCGGCCTGGACTGCACCACCGCAGGCGCCACCACGACCACCAGCACCTACGACTCCGCCGACCGGCTGGTGAACACCGGCTACACCTACGACGCCTTCGGCCGCACCACCGCCCTGCCGGGCACCACCCTCGCCTACTACACCAACGACCTGGTCCGCCAGCAGACCGCCGGCACCCAGCGCCAGACCTGGACCCTCGACTCCGCCCTGCGCTTCCGGGGCTTCACCACCGAGACGAGCAACGCCGGCACCTGGACCCAGACCGCCTCCAAGCTCAACCACTACGACGCCGAATCCGACAACCCGCGCTGGATCGTCGAGGACACCGCCGCCGGCACCCTCACCCGCAACGTCGACGGCATCGACGGCAACCTCGCCGCCACCACCACCAAGACCGGCGGCACCGTCCTCCAGCTCACCAACCTCCACGGCGACGTCGCCCTGCAACTCCCCGCCGACACCGCCATCGCCCCCACCGTCCTCGACTACGACGAGTACGGAAATCCCCGCACCGACCAGCCGAACGCCCGCTATGCCTGGCTCGGCGGCAAGCAGCGCTCCGGTGAGACGCTCACCGGCCTCAGCCTCATGGGCGTCCGCCTCTACAACCCCACCACCGGACGCTTCCTCTCCATCGACCCCGTCCCCGGCGGCAACGCCAACGCCTACGAGTACGTCCAGGCCGACCCCCTGAACCAGTACGACCTCGACGGCAAGAGGTGCTGGAGCTGCGCCTGGAAGAGCACCAAGCGTTTCGTCAAGAAGAACCGCGTCATCATCGCGTCCGTCGGTGCCGGTGTGGGCTGCGGCCTGGTCATCAGCAGTACCGCCGGTCTCGGGGTGGCTGCCTGCGGGTTCATCGCCGGCGGAGTCGCCGGTGCTGCCGCCAAGTGGGCGGGGAACCGCAAGGCATCCCGCCGCGATATCGCCACCGCGGGTGTCAAGGGAATGTTCGGATACGGCGGCGGAGGTGTGATCATCGGAGGTCTCGGCCGAGCCGCACTCAAAAAGGGCCTGACGGCTGCCGCCAAGAAAATCCTGCCCTCTGCTGCAAAGCATGCGAAGAAGACGCCCACCCGCCACAGGAAGCCGTAA